The Geoalkalibacter ferrihydriticus DSM 17813 genome includes a window with the following:
- the clpB gene encoding ATP-dependent chaperone ClpB, with translation MDINKLTVKTQEALQAAQNQALKLGHVEVDGEHLLAALVEQSGGLVPRLLQKMDVAPDAFAAELRRELERRTSVSGPGVEAGKVYVTQRFNRLLIKAEEEAKRLRDDYVSVEHILLVLAEEGGATAAGRLFQKFNLTRDRILQTLTAIRGHQRVTSADPEGTYEALEKYGRDLVKEVQKGKLDPVIGRDGEIRRVIRILSRKTKNNPVLIGEPGVGKTAIVEGLAHRIVRGDVPEGLKKKTIFALDMGALVAGAKYRGEFEERLKAVLTEIRESEGRILLFIDELHTIVGAGKAEGSMDAGNMLKPMLARGELHCIGATTLDEYRKHIEKDAALERRFQPVLVEQPTVEDTVSILRGLKERFEVHHGVAIHDNALVAAATLSHRYISDRFLPDKAIDLVDEACATIRTEIDSLPQELDEVTRRVMQLEIEEAALRKEKDAASRARLEALSRDLAELRHQNDVLRAQWEQEKGAIRKVQGLREEIEKVRQQIGVAERDYDLNRAAELRHGRLPQLEKELHEHEAQLTGEQAGPRLLREEVTEEEIAEIVARWTGIPVTRLVEGERDKLLKLDEVLHQRVIGQDEAVSLVADAVIRARAGIKDPRRPIGSFIFLGPTGVGKTELARALAETLFDSEDNMVRIDMSEYMEKHAVSRLIGAPPGYVGYEEGGQLTEAVRRKPYAVILFDEIEKAHQDVFNVLLQILDDGRVTDAQGRTVDFKNTVIIMTSNIGSHHLLEGVDAQGGIKEGARTLVMKELRAHFRPEFLNRVDDLVLFKPLTLEEIKRIVDLQTEDLRKRLAVRRLQLEMTDAARSFIAEAAYDPVYGARPLKRYLQHQLETRIGRALISGDIRDGATIRVELGAEGLDVTHLNPAE, from the coding sequence TCGGTCACGTGGAAGTCGACGGCGAGCATCTGTTGGCCGCGCTGGTCGAGCAAAGCGGCGGACTGGTGCCGCGCCTGCTGCAGAAAATGGATGTGGCCCCCGATGCCTTTGCCGCTGAACTGCGCCGCGAACTGGAGCGTCGCACCAGCGTTTCAGGTCCGGGCGTGGAAGCCGGAAAAGTTTACGTCACTCAGCGTTTCAACCGCCTGCTGATCAAGGCCGAGGAAGAGGCCAAGCGCTTGCGCGATGACTATGTGAGCGTTGAGCACATTTTGCTGGTGCTGGCTGAAGAAGGCGGGGCGACCGCGGCGGGGCGGCTGTTCCAGAAGTTCAACCTGACCCGCGACCGCATTTTGCAGACGCTCACCGCCATTCGCGGTCATCAGCGCGTCACCAGTGCCGATCCCGAGGGCACTTACGAAGCTCTGGAGAAATATGGGCGCGATCTGGTCAAGGAGGTGCAGAAGGGCAAGCTCGACCCGGTCATTGGCCGTGACGGCGAAATCCGCCGCGTTATCCGCATCCTTTCGCGCAAAACCAAGAACAATCCCGTCCTTATCGGCGAGCCCGGCGTCGGCAAGACCGCCATCGTCGAGGGCCTGGCCCACCGCATCGTGCGCGGCGACGTGCCCGAGGGACTCAAGAAGAAAACCATCTTCGCGCTGGACATGGGCGCACTGGTGGCCGGGGCCAAGTATCGCGGCGAGTTCGAGGAGCGTCTCAAGGCCGTGCTGACTGAAATCCGTGAGAGCGAAGGGCGCATTCTACTGTTCATCGACGAGCTGCACACCATCGTCGGCGCCGGCAAGGCTGAAGGCTCCATGGATGCCGGCAACATGCTCAAACCCATGCTGGCGCGCGGAGAACTGCACTGCATCGGCGCCACCACTCTGGATGAGTACCGCAAGCATATCGAAAAGGATGCCGCCCTCGAGCGCCGTTTTCAGCCGGTACTGGTCGAGCAGCCTACGGTGGAAGATACGGTGAGTATCCTGCGCGGGCTCAAGGAGCGCTTCGAGGTGCATCACGGAGTTGCCATTCATGACAACGCCCTGGTGGCGGCGGCGACCCTTTCGCACCGCTACATCAGTGACCGCTTTTTGCCCGACAAGGCCATCGACCTGGTGGATGAGGCCTGTGCCACCATTCGCACCGAGATCGACTCCCTGCCCCAGGAACTCGACGAGGTGACGCGCCGCGTCATGCAACTGGAGATCGAGGAGGCGGCCCTCAGAAAAGAAAAAGATGCCGCCAGTCGCGCGCGGCTTGAAGCCCTGAGTCGCGACCTGGCTGAGCTGCGTCACCAGAACGACGTGCTGCGCGCCCAGTGGGAACAGGAGAAGGGCGCCATTCGCAAGGTGCAGGGCCTGCGCGAGGAAATCGAGAAGGTGCGGCAGCAGATCGGCGTGGCCGAGCGTGACTATGATCTTAACCGTGCAGCGGAACTGCGCCATGGCCGGCTGCCGCAGCTCGAAAAGGAACTCCACGAGCACGAGGCGCAGCTCACCGGCGAGCAGGCCGGGCCGCGCCTGCTGCGCGAGGAGGTCACCGAAGAAGAAATCGCCGAAATCGTCGCGCGCTGGACGGGAATTCCCGTCACCCGCCTGGTGGAAGGTGAGCGCGACAAACTACTCAAGCTCGATGAGGTACTGCACCAGCGCGTTATCGGCCAGGACGAAGCGGTGAGTCTGGTCGCGGATGCCGTGATTCGCGCCCGTGCCGGTATCAAGGATCCGCGTCGTCCCATCGGTTCGTTTATTTTTCTCGGACCCACCGGGGTGGGTAAAACCGAGCTGGCGCGCGCCCTGGCCGAAACCCTCTTCGACAGCGAGGACAACATGGTGCGCATCGACATGTCCGAGTACATGGAGAAGCACGCCGTAAGCCGACTGATTGGTGCACCGCCTGGCTATGTAGGCTACGAGGAGGGCGGTCAGCTTACCGAAGCGGTGCGGCGCAAACCCTATGCGGTGATCCTCTTCGATGAGATCGAAAAGGCTCATCAGGACGTGTTCAATGTTCTCTTGCAGATTCTCGACGACGGGCGTGTCACCGATGCCCAGGGACGCACAGTCGACTTCAAAAACACGGTGATTATCATGACCAGCAACATCGGTTCACACCATCTCCTCGAAGGCGTCGACGCCCAGGGCGGCATCAAGGAGGGCGCGCGCACCCTGGTGATGAAGGAGCTGCGTGCCCATTTTCGTCCGGAATTTCTCAACCGTGTCGACGATCTGGTGCTGTTCAAGCCCCTGACCCTGGAGGAGATCAAGCGCATCGTCGATCTGCAGACCGAGGATCTGCGAAAGCGCCTGGCCGTGAGACGGCTGCAGCTGGAAATGACTGACGCCGCCCGCAGCTTTATCGCAGAAGCTGCCTATGATCCGGTGTACGGCGCGCGCCCCCTCAAACGCTATCTCCAGCATCAGCTGGAAACGCGCATCGGGAGAGCGCTGATCTCCGGAGACATTCGCGATGGAGCAACAATTCGGGTTGAGCTGGGCGCCGAGGGCTTGGACGTGACGCACCTCAATCCTGCTGAATAA
- a CDS encoding response regulator, whose translation MAQRKRFGEILVEAGIISEASLRQALDQQKGSGRRLGRVLEELGVVSEKDIAVTLSRQFGFKTVGGLERYSFTPEVLELVSGSQVLEKLIFPLKKQDKSLFLAMVNPLDMETIDNLTFRTGLKIVPCVTTPTEIQAAANKFYLVDKQEEASDWWTILIVEDQELTRAAVAAALRKQGYTVLQAENGAVGLKEAHQHKPHLIVTDTVMPRMDGYELFRALKGNPATANIPVIAMSSKSSPEEEAAVLDMGYFDFIGKPINPVRLAARTRRALKMTYGEGDPPPR comes from the coding sequence ATGGCGCAGCGCAAACGCTTTGGAGAAATTCTGGTCGAGGCAGGCATTATCAGCGAAGCCAGCCTGCGGCAGGCCCTGGATCAACAGAAAGGGTCTGGACGGCGACTGGGCCGCGTGCTGGAAGAGTTGGGCGTGGTTTCGGAAAAAGACATCGCGGTCACTTTGTCGCGGCAGTTTGGCTTCAAAACCGTGGGCGGTCTTGAAAGATACAGTTTCACGCCCGAAGTGCTGGAACTGGTCAGTGGTTCCCAGGTCCTGGAAAAGTTGATTTTTCCTCTTAAGAAGCAGGATAAGAGTCTGTTTCTGGCCATGGTCAATCCCCTGGATATGGAAACCATCGACAACCTGACCTTTCGCACGGGTCTCAAAATTGTTCCCTGTGTCACAACCCCCACCGAAATCCAGGCGGCTGCAAATAAATTTTACCTTGTCGACAAGCAGGAAGAGGCCTCGGACTGGTGGACCATTCTCATTGTCGAAGATCAGGAACTGACCCGTGCCGCCGTCGCCGCCGCCTTGCGTAAGCAAGGTTATACGGTATTGCAGGCTGAAAACGGCGCGGTAGGTCTCAAAGAGGCGCATCAGCACAAGCCGCACCTGATTGTCACCGACACCGTCATGCCGCGCATGGACGGCTATGAGTTATTTCGGGCACTCAAAGGCAATCCTGCTACCGCAAATATTCCGGTTATTGCCATGTCCTCCAAATCCTCGCCGGAAGAAGAGGCCGCAGTGCTTGATATGGGCTATTTTGACTTTATCGGCAAGCCGATCAATCCGGTGCGCCTGGCCGCACGCACGCGTCGTGCCCTGAAAATGACCTACGGCGAGGGCGACCCGCCTCCGCGGTGA
- a CDS encoding thioredoxin family protein → MRIDVLCKPDGDKRCERTLSRVRQALDNLSLEAEVHLYRDQRKMIDNRVYVSPALLIDDTVRVAGRVPTVEEIERLLRERPRYQKRMQAVA, encoded by the coding sequence ATGCGCATTGATGTCCTTTGCAAGCCCGATGGCGACAAGCGCTGCGAACGCACTTTGTCTCGTGTTCGTCAGGCGTTGGACAATCTGAGTCTTGAGGCTGAGGTGCACCTCTACCGCGATCAGCGCAAGATGATCGACAATCGTGTGTACGTTTCTCCGGCGCTGCTTATCGACGATACCGTGCGGGTGGCCGGTCGGGTGCCGACGGTTGAAGAGATCGAGCGGTTGTTACGTGAGCGGCCCCGCTACCAGAAACGAATGCAGGCTGTCGCCTGA
- a CDS encoding B12-binding domain-containing radical SAM protein, translated as MRIVIASLHVRRSAQAVALAAGCLAAALPEDLRRQTHLVDLFPEMTTEEMAGRILASDPTLVAVPLYVWNLETAAALVALLREQRPQLKLVAGGPEAGVAPRALLSDLGFDAAVQGEGEQILPQLVQEFLNDSDSAPAGVHRRTQAGIVAGPPAPLPDLNTLVSPWLSGVLTPSPGGGVLWEIARGCPFACDFCFDSRGSNRIRTLPWVRLEAELELFVRSRVEQIWILDSTFNYPPERGKKLLRLLSAKAPHIHFHLEAKADFLDRESARLLSGLSCSVQIGLQSAHPQVLKNIHRSLDPEDFRNKINLLAAEGVTFGLDLIYGLPGDNLDGFGESLDFALNLRPNHLDIFPLAVLPGTVLHRERERLGLRAQQAPPYEVMETPDFAPADLLKARLLAAAADIFYNRGRAVGFYAPLHRGAQISALKMLEKFLAWLQNEKKLATEQILDTEQWQPRAIRDLHMEFTAYLLNEVGRSHLLPAARDLIRYHYSFAETLLGPETLPVENEELRGLDLWTTPWRLNPAARLVRFRYEIIDLLQVEEMDLDQFINLFRPVGSAALFARRGAEVYCESLEEDFAKLLQGSDGKSSPREIFAGSINRREGEEFVEFAVSEGILLPPGE; from the coding sequence ATGCGAATCGTCATTGCCTCACTTCATGTTCGCCGCTCAGCACAGGCAGTCGCCTTGGCCGCCGGCTGTCTCGCGGCGGCCCTGCCCGAAGACCTGCGTCGCCAAACGCACCTGGTGGATTTGTTTCCCGAAATGACCACCGAAGAAATGGCCGGGCGGATATTGGCAAGCGACCCGACCCTGGTTGCCGTGCCTCTCTACGTATGGAACCTTGAGACCGCAGCGGCGCTGGTCGCGCTGTTACGCGAACAGCGCCCGCAGCTCAAACTCGTCGCCGGGGGGCCTGAAGCCGGAGTGGCGCCCCGGGCGCTGCTTTCCGATCTCGGCTTCGACGCCGCGGTCCAGGGCGAGGGTGAACAGATTCTGCCGCAGCTAGTGCAAGAGTTTCTCAACGACAGTGATTCAGCGCCGGCAGGCGTACACCGCCGCACTCAAGCAGGCATTGTCGCAGGCCCGCCGGCTCCCCTGCCCGACCTGAACACGCTTGTCTCTCCCTGGCTCAGCGGGGTGCTGACGCCCTCTCCAGGCGGCGGTGTACTCTGGGAAATTGCCCGCGGCTGTCCCTTCGCCTGCGATTTCTGTTTTGACAGTCGCGGCAGCAATCGCATCCGTACCTTGCCCTGGGTGCGTCTTGAAGCAGAACTCGAACTATTCGTGCGCAGCCGCGTCGAGCAGATCTGGATTCTCGATTCGACCTTCAACTATCCTCCCGAACGCGGCAAAAAACTTCTGCGCCTGTTGAGCGCCAAGGCCCCCCACATTCACTTTCACCTGGAGGCCAAAGCCGATTTTCTCGATCGTGAGAGCGCCCGCCTGCTCAGCGGGTTGTCCTGTTCGGTACAGATCGGTCTGCAATCGGCCCACCCCCAGGTGCTAAAGAACATTCATCGCTCCCTTGACCCTGAAGATTTCAGAAACAAAATAAACCTTCTGGCCGCCGAAGGAGTGACCTTCGGCCTTGATCTGATCTACGGTCTTCCCGGCGACAACCTCGACGGGTTCGGCGAAAGCCTTGATTTCGCCTTGAATCTGCGCCCCAACCACCTCGACATCTTTCCCCTTGCGGTTCTGCCCGGAACGGTTCTGCACCGCGAACGCGAACGCCTCGGCCTGCGTGCCCAGCAAGCTCCTCCCTATGAAGTTATGGAAACTCCGGACTTTGCCCCAGCGGATCTGCTGAAAGCCCGCCTGCTGGCCGCCGCCGCAGACATTTTCTACAACCGCGGGCGTGCCGTGGGCTTTTACGCACCCTTGCATCGCGGTGCCCAAATCAGCGCGCTGAAGATGCTCGAAAAATTTCTGGCATGGCTGCAAAACGAGAAAAAACTTGCCACGGAGCAGATTCTCGACACCGAGCAGTGGCAGCCGCGCGCCATTCGTGATTTACACATGGAATTCACCGCCTACCTGCTCAACGAGGTCGGACGCAGCCATCTGCTGCCGGCGGCGCGCGACCTCATCCGTTACCACTACAGCTTCGCCGAAACCCTGCTCGGCCCTGAAACTCTGCCCGTTGAAAACGAGGAATTGCGCGGTCTCGATCTGTGGACCACTCCCTGGCGGCTCAATCCCGCCGCGCGGTTGGTGCGCTTTCGTTATGAAATCATTGACCTGTTGCAAGTCGAAGAGATGGATCTTGATCAGTTTATCAATCTGTTTCGGCCGGTCGGCTCCGCCGCGCTGTTCGCGCGCCGCGGAGCCGAGGTTTATTGCGAATCGCTGGAAGAGGATTTTGCCAAACTTCTGCAAGGCAGCGACGGTAAGAGCTCGCCGCGCGAGATTTTTGCCGGCAGCATCAACCGGCGCGAAGGTGAGGAATTTGTCGAATTTGCGGTTTCAGAGGGGATTCTGCTACCACCCGGAGAATAA
- a CDS encoding patatin-like phospholipase family protein — translation MARARSKTALILAGGGIMGASYEIGCLTALERLFAPGFSVRRFDTYIGVSAGSVIATLIASRIAPAALFESIARNERQVFNFQRSDIYRVEYRRLLGAWWNLTRDLLSIFRSYRRRRQRFFSSELIHILQEQFPSGLFSLEPMQQYLCEAFRQEQVRDQFRLIRPELFIPAIDVDSGERVVFGEENWRDLHVCQAITASCAIPAFFRPYKIGERFFIDGSVGQVAHVDIAIAHGAQLVVIINPLVPMLNDRSHGCLPSLSYGRCSSIAELGISYVWDQAQRIDDRLKLSMSLDLLRRNYPDVDILLIEPDPKESLFFLQNPMSFEARCQVMTHGYHLTLAHLMHKFHETQAIFDRHGIACTAEHLKRSPPGKPAPAT, via the coding sequence ATGGCCCGTGCGCGCTCAAAAACCGCTCTGATTCTCGCCGGCGGCGGGATTATGGGAGCTTCCTACGAAATCGGCTGCCTCACTGCGCTGGAGCGTCTCTTCGCCCCGGGCTTTTCGGTGCGGCGCTTCGATACCTATATCGGCGTCAGCGCGGGGTCGGTCATCGCCACCCTGATCGCCAGCCGCATAGCGCCTGCCGCGCTGTTTGAGTCCATTGCCCGCAATGAGCGCCAAGTCTTCAATTTTCAACGCTCGGATATCTACCGTGTGGAGTATCGCCGCCTGCTCGGCGCCTGGTGGAATCTCACCCGCGACCTGCTTTCCATTTTCCGCAGTTATCGGCGCCGCCGTCAGCGCTTTTTCTCTTCCGAGCTGATTCACATTCTCCAAGAACAGTTTCCCTCCGGCCTCTTCTCCCTCGAACCCATGCAACAATACCTGTGCGAAGCCTTTCGCCAGGAGCAAGTTCGCGACCAGTTCCGCTTGATTCGGCCGGAACTTTTCATCCCGGCGATTGATGTCGATTCCGGCGAACGCGTGGTTTTCGGAGAAGAAAATTGGCGCGACCTGCATGTGTGCCAGGCCATTACCGCATCCTGCGCCATTCCGGCATTCTTCCGCCCCTACAAGATCGGCGAGCGCTTTTTCATCGACGGATCGGTGGGACAGGTGGCTCACGTCGATATCGCCATCGCCCACGGCGCGCAACTGGTCGTGATTATCAACCCCCTGGTGCCGATGCTCAACGATCGCTCCCATGGCTGCCTGCCCTCCCTCTCCTACGGGCGTTGTTCGAGCATCGCCGAACTGGGGATCAGCTACGTCTGGGATCAGGCCCAGCGTATCGACGATCGGCTCAAACTGTCCATGAGCCTCGATTTGCTGCGGCGCAATTATCCCGATGTCGACATCCTGCTGATTGAACCCGATCCCAAGGAATCGCTGTTTTTCCTGCAAAACCCCATGAGCTTTGAAGCACGCTGCCAGGTCATGACCCACGGCTACCACCTGACCCTGGCTCATCTGATGCACAAATTCCACGAAACCCAGGCCATTTTTGACCGGCACGGTATCGCCTGCACCGCCGAACACCTCAAAAGGTCGCCGCCAGGCAAACCCGCCCCGGCGACCTGA
- a CDS encoding MXAN_5187 C-terminal domain-containing protein: MSERKNIAMELVSIEKELKDLQILYERYFAGVEKREPIKQREKLARSLRHFANRRIVQTDLRFLYQNLATRFHSYAGYWDRILRLMDEGRFVRGGTIPPKTAPESQTLRSPADDEVENLLQQLRATGNSEGFEREKVARFLSEQREKIRATFGQKEVEFRVVVENGKPRIKVRAKK, translated from the coding sequence ATGAGCGAACGCAAAAACATTGCCATGGAACTGGTCTCCATCGAAAAGGAGTTGAAAGACCTGCAAATTCTCTATGAGCGCTACTTTGCCGGTGTTGAAAAACGCGAACCGATCAAACAACGGGAAAAACTGGCGCGCAGCCTGCGCCATTTCGCAAATCGGCGCATCGTGCAGACGGATTTGCGCTTTCTGTACCAGAATCTTGCCACCCGCTTTCACAGCTACGCCGGCTACTGGGATCGCATCCTGCGGCTGATGGATGAGGGGCGTTTCGTTCGCGGCGGCACAATCCCGCCCAAAACCGCGCCGGAGTCGCAAACCCTGCGGTCCCCCGCCGACGACGAGGTGGAAAACCTGCTTCAGCAACTGCGAGCAACCGGCAACAGTGAAGGCTTCGAACGCGAAAAAGTTGCCCGTTTCCTTAGTGAGCAGCGCGAAAAAATCCGCGCCACCTTCGGGCAAAAGGAAGTGGAATTTCGGGTTGTTGTTGAGAACGGCAAACCCCGCATCAAAGTTCGCGCAAAAAAATAA
- the glmU gene encoding bifunctional UDP-N-acetylglucosamine diphosphorylase/glucosamine-1-phosphate N-acetyltransferase GlmU: MSEQKRAAVILAAGKGTRMKSDRAKVLHPLAGLPLAAYPARISRALGCDPAVLVVGHQAEEVEQALAGEGLGFALQEEQLGTGHALLCAASALEGFRGDLLLLCGDVPLIRRETLERLLAYHAAEQAAVTVLTAELANPKGYGRIVRDGAEVLRIVEEKDASQKEKLIREINTGLYVFAAPFVFEALRGVGRDNAQNEYYLTDVLAAARAAGKKVRALSVSDPAEAMGINDRAQLAEAARIMRERINLEHMLAGVSLVDPQNTYIDAGVDIAPDTLIHPNVHLRGATRIGTGCEIEPGAVISDCILGEGVHVKAGTVMSEAHIGDACTLGPMAHLRPGTVLKGGNKLGNFVETKKAVLDEKAQASHLTYLGDAEVGRNVNIGCGTITCNYDGVNKHKTIIEDDVFVGSDTQFVAPVRIGRGSLIGAGSTITKDVPPGALALSRAEQKTIEGWADRKRKKK; this comes from the coding sequence ATGAGCGAGCAGAAACGGGCGGCAGTGATCCTGGCGGCGGGCAAGGGGACCCGCATGAAATCCGATCGGGCCAAGGTTCTACACCCTTTGGCGGGCTTGCCTCTGGCGGCTTATCCTGCTCGTATCTCCCGTGCCTTGGGCTGTGATCCCGCCGTGCTGGTGGTCGGCCATCAGGCCGAAGAGGTTGAGCAAGCCCTGGCCGGAGAAGGTCTGGGTTTTGCTTTGCAGGAAGAACAACTCGGCACCGGCCATGCCTTGCTCTGTGCCGCATCCGCGTTGGAGGGATTCCGCGGTGATCTGCTGCTCTTGTGCGGCGACGTGCCCCTGATCCGCCGCGAAACTCTGGAGCGCCTGCTCGCCTATCACGCCGCCGAGCAGGCGGCGGTCACCGTCCTTACCGCCGAGCTTGCAAACCCGAAGGGTTACGGGCGCATCGTGCGCGATGGCGCCGAAGTGCTGCGCATCGTCGAGGAAAAGGATGCTTCGCAGAAGGAAAAGCTCATTCGCGAGATCAACACCGGCCTCTACGTGTTCGCCGCGCCCTTTGTCTTTGAGGCTCTGCGCGGGGTGGGGCGCGACAACGCGCAAAACGAATACTATCTCACCGACGTTCTGGCCGCGGCGCGCGCCGCCGGGAAAAAGGTGCGTGCGCTCAGCGTCAGCGATCCGGCCGAAGCCATGGGCATCAATGATCGTGCGCAACTGGCCGAGGCGGCGCGCATCATGCGCGAGCGCATCAACCTGGAGCACATGCTTGCCGGGGTGAGCCTGGTCGATCCGCAGAATACCTATATCGATGCCGGCGTCGATATCGCCCCCGACACCCTCATCCACCCCAACGTCCACCTGCGTGGTGCCACGCGCATCGGCACCGGCTGTGAAATCGAACCGGGCGCGGTCATCAGCGATTGCATCCTGGGTGAGGGCGTACACGTGAAAGCCGGTACGGTGATGAGTGAAGCGCACATCGGCGATGCCTGCACCCTCGGCCCCATGGCCCACCTGCGTCCCGGCACGGTACTCAAGGGTGGCAACAAGCTGGGCAACTTCGTCGAAACCAAGAAGGCCGTGCTCGACGAGAAAGCCCAGGCCAGCCACCTCACCTACCTCGGTGATGCCGAGGTCGGCAGGAACGTCAACATCGGTTGCGGCACCATTACCTGTAACTACGACGGTGTCAACAAGCACAAGACCATCATCGAGGACGATGTCTTCGTCGGCTCCGACACCCAGTTCGTCGCTCCGGTGCGCATCGGCCGCGGCAGTCTCATCGGTGCCGGCTCCACCATCACCAAGGACGTGCCTCCGGGCGCCCTGGCTCTCTCGCGCGCCGAGCAGAAGACCATCGAGGGCTGGGCGGATCGCAAACGCAAGAAGAAATAA
- the glmS gene encoding glutamine--fructose-6-phosphate transaminase (isomerizing): MCGIVGYLGHQQASPIIVEGLRRLEYRGYDSAGIATLNGGRIEIRRAQGKLINLENQLRERPVVGSLGIGHTRWATHGRPSEINAHPHKAGGIVVVHNGIIENYLDLKDSLRERGHSFKSETDTEIISHLVEEHYKINGDLVTAVRAALKEVRGAYAVAIICEQEPDKLVAAKLGSPLVVGQGQGENFVASDIPAMLSHTREMIFLEDGEMVIVDGAGLHFTDLVGNPLEKTPKTITWTPLMAEKGGYRHFMLKEIYEQPRALADTLAGRIREEQGDIYLEDLALSDAQLRAVSKLNIVACGTSWHAALVGKFLIEKHARLPVEVDIASEFRYRDPIITPDTLTLLISQSGETADTLAGLREAKGKGGKVVAVCNVLDSSIARESHGVIYTHAGPEIGVASTKAFTTQLVALVLLALKLGRVRGFLDADGCRALTDELVKLPRKIEEALEQDEAIEEVARLYMNASDFLYLGRGNQYPIALEGALKLKEISYIHAEGYPAGEMKHGPIALIDENLPVVVLIPNNDTREKVISNMQEVRARAGKVIAVTDRDDPLVRDNADQVLLFPSICDDLMPVMLSVPMQLLAYHIAVLKGTDVDQPRNLAKSVTVE; this comes from the coding sequence ATGTGCGGAATCGTCGGTTACCTCGGCCACCAGCAGGCCTCTCCCATCATTGTCGAAGGCTTGCGCCGCCTTGAGTACCGCGGCTACGATTCGGCGGGCATCGCCACCCTCAACGGCGGGCGCATCGAGATTCGCCGTGCCCAGGGCAAGCTGATCAATCTGGAAAACCAGCTGCGCGAGCGCCCGGTGGTGGGCAGCCTCGGTATCGGCCACACGCGCTGGGCTACCCACGGCCGTCCCTCGGAAATCAACGCCCATCCGCACAAGGCCGGCGGCATCGTCGTCGTTCACAACGGCATCATCGAGAACTATCTCGATCTCAAGGACAGCCTGCGCGAGCGCGGCCACAGCTTCAAGTCCGAAACCGACACAGAGATCATCTCCCATCTGGTGGAAGAGCACTACAAGATCAACGGCGATCTGGTCACGGCGGTGCGCGCCGCCCTCAAGGAAGTGCGCGGCGCCTATGCGGTGGCTATCATCTGTGAGCAGGAGCCCGACAAGCTGGTTGCCGCCAAGCTCGGCTCACCCCTGGTGGTCGGCCAGGGACAGGGCGAGAATTTCGTCGCCTCGGACATTCCGGCCATGCTGTCCCACACCCGCGAGATGATTTTCCTCGAAGACGGCGAGATGGTGATCGTCGACGGCGCCGGTCTGCATTTTACCGATCTGGTCGGAAATCCCCTGGAAAAAACGCCCAAAACCATTACCTGGACGCCGCTCATGGCGGAAAAAGGCGGCTACCGCCACTTCATGCTCAAGGAAATCTACGAGCAGCCCCGCGCTCTTGCCGATACTTTGGCTGGACGCATCCGCGAGGAGCAGGGGGATATCTATCTGGAAGATCTGGCCCTGAGCGATGCGCAATTGCGCGCCGTCAGCAAGCTCAACATCGTTGCTTGCGGAACCTCCTGGCACGCGGCGCTGGTCGGAAAATTTCTCATCGAAAAACACGCGCGCCTGCCCGTCGAGGTCGATATCGCCAGCGAATTCCGTTACCGCGATCCCATCATCACTCCCGATACCCTGACCCTGCTCATCAGCCAGAGCGGCGAGACAGCCGATACCCTGGCGGGTCTGCGCGAGGCCAAGGGCAAGGGCGGCAAGGTGGTGGCCGTCTGCAACGTGCTTGATTCCTCCATCGCCCGCGAAAGCCACGGCGTCATCTACACCCATGCCGGCCCGGAAATCGGCGTCGCCTCGACCAAGGCCTTCACCACTCAGCTGGTGGCCCTGGTGCTCTTGGCCCTCAAGCTCGGCCGGGTGCGCGGTTTTCTGGATGCCGACGGTTGCCGTGCCCTGACCGACGAGTTGGTTAAGCTGCCGCGCAAGATCGAGGAAGCCCTGGAGCAGGACGAGGCCATCGAAGAGGTGGCGCGACTCTACATGAATGCGAGCGATTTTCTCTACCTGGGGCGCGGCAATCAGTATCCCATTGCCCTCGAAGGGGCACTCAAGCTCAAGGAAATCTCTTATATCCACGCCGAAGGCTATCCGGCCGGCGAAATGAAGCACGGCCCCATCGCCCTCATTGACGAGAATCTGCCGGTGGTGGTGCTGATTCCCAACAACGACACCCGCGAAAAAGTCATCTCCAACATGCAGGAGGTGCGCGCCCGCGCCGGAAAAGTGATTGCCGTCACCGACCGTGACGATCCCCTGGTGCGCGACAACGCCGATCAGGTGCTGCTTTTCCCGAGCATCTGCGATGACCTGATGCCGGTGATGCTGTCGGTGCCCATGCAACTGCTTGCCTACCACATCGCGGTGCTCAAGGGCACCGATGTGGATCAGCCGCGCAATCTGGCCAAGAGTGTGACGGTGGAGTAG
- a CDS encoding J domain-containing protein: MKYQDLQRALDVFCLSERATLKEIKARHRALVKRCHPDAGAADAERIREVNEAYRVLTAYCGNYQFSFSREEFLRQDPDEWFRHQFGKDPIWGG; encoded by the coding sequence ATGAAATATCAAGATCTGCAACGAGCCCTGGACGTCTTCTGCCTGTCCGAGCGGGCCACCCTCAAGGAGATCAAGGCGCGCCACCGCGCCTTGGTCAAGCGCTGCCATCCCGATGCCGGCGCGGCCGATGCGGAACGTATCCGCGAGGTCAATGAAGCCTACCGAGTGCTGACTGCCTATTGCGGAAATTATCAATTCTCCTTCTCCCGTGAAGAATTTCTCCGCCAGGATCCCGACGAGTGGTTCCGTCATCAGTTCGGCAAAGACCCCATCTGGGGCGGCTGA